A stretch of Schistocerca cancellata isolate TAMUIC-IGC-003103 chromosome 3, iqSchCanc2.1, whole genome shotgun sequence DNA encodes these proteins:
- the LOC126175591 gene encoding ras-related protein Ral-a isoform X1 → MSKKPSQQPALHKVIMVGSGGVGKSALTLQFMYDEFVEDYEPTKADSYRKKVVLDGEEVQIDILDTAGQEDYAAIRDNYFRSGEGFLCVFSITEDDSFQATQEFREQILRVKNDENIPFLLVGNKSDLDEKRKVSLADATTRAQQWGVPYVETSAKTRENVDKVFFDLMREIRSRKMEDNKTNNGRGKDKNKRKKLKCVIL, encoded by the exons ATGTCCAAGAAACCGAGTCAGCAACCAGCTCTCCATAAAGTTATTATGGTAGGGAGTGGAGGTGTCGGCAAATCAGCCTTGACACTACAGTTTATGTATGACGAG TTCGTTGAGGATTATGAGCCGACGAAGGCAGATTCATATCGAAAGAAAGTTGTTTTAGACGGTGAAGAAGTCCAGATTGATATCTTAGATACTGCTGGCCAAGAAGACTATGCTGCGATAAG AGATAATTATTTCCGTAGTGGAGAAGGATTTCTTTGTGTGTTCTCCATCACAGAGGACGACAGTTTCCAGGCTACACAAGAATTTAG GGAACAAATACTTCGTGTGAAAAACGATGAAAATATCCCTTTTCTTCTTGTTGGCAATAAAAGTGATTTAGATGAGAAGAGGAAAGTCTCATTAGCAGATGCAACGACTAGAGCACAGCAGTGGGGTGTCCCATATGTGGAGACTTCAGCAAAAACACGTGAAAATGTCGACAAA GTATTTTTCGACCTGATGCGAGAAATCCGATCTCGGAAGATGGAGGATAATAAGACAAACAATGGGCGAGGGAAAGACAAAAACAAGAGGAAGAAGCTCAAATGTGTAATTCTTTAG